Part of the Cottoperca gobio chromosome 16, fCotGob3.1, whole genome shotgun sequence genome, ATTCAGCGTAAGTGGATTTTCCACAGCAAAGACATTGATTTACATTaagaacaaacaacaaagctGTATGTTTCCAGTGTGTTGACATACTGAGTGTGGCTCTACTGTATATCCAGCTGTGGTCACCCAAACATGATCTGAAGCCAAgactcagtcacagggcaacaCCACAGTGTCTGGAGCGTGGACAGTAACGCATTGTCGCATTGCGTGACAACCTCAAAATCCTTTCTATGTCAGTGGTTCATGACTGAGCTCTGTTGTATGTCCACGTGTGCCACATTTATGTGGagatgttttgtttggtttctGTCTTGATTAGGAAGTCATTCCCAGCCACAGAAAATGAAGAGGTTGTTGTCTGAGATGCATGTACCACTCTTTaatcaaatcacacacatttaggctaTTCTATGGCATCTTTTGTAATAttgtttcacttcctgcccACCTCACACTTTGGAAACCTCTGCTTTACGTTATCTATGAAACACAAacgttttgttttctctgcgtacttgatgatttttatttttcctttttgcttatcattattaaaatgtactGTAGCCTCTGTAAATTATCCACCACTAGTGTATTAGATCATCTTCATGAGCAGAAACCGTTTAAACAGTTCTCCTGTAATTGTAGACCTTCATCAAGTGCTATAGTTGTTACAAGAGATGTGAGGTTTCTGGCACCACATCTGGTTGTTTTGTTAtagtgtaaagaaaacaaactagtTTTCACTCCAAAATCCCCCGAAAAAGAAAACGCCTTAGATTTACAAATCGCTACAGCCCAAAAAGCCTGCTGTGAATCAACCTAAAAATGACTTACTGGACACATGACTAATAGAAACACTATCTTTTCAGATCCCCCCAAGAACACTTCCGTTTCAGTTGACCCCTCTGATCCGGTGCTGGACGGCAGCTCCGTAACTCTGACCTGCATAAGCGTTGCTAATCCTGCAGCGGTCAACATCACCTGGTTCAGAGTGGCTGGAGGACAACAGGAGGAGATGGGCTCTGAGCGAGACTTCACCTTCAATGTGACCAAACTCTCCGAGGATCAGTATTACTGTGAAGCTCTGAATGTCCACGGAGCTAAATCCTCGGAGCCCGCCAGCATTGACGTCACATGTGAGATTTATGTATCTTTTTTATTCATTGTAAGCCTTTGTTTTCCTTAACACGTTTGTACAAACACCCGATTACCGTCTCTGTCTCAGTTGCTCCAGAGATCCTGCCTTCTTCCCGCTGCATCAAGGTTTTTTCTATGATCCGATGTTCCTGCGACAGCCAGGGGAACCCACTTCCCTCCCTGGTTTGGGAATTGGCCGGGGAGCCTGTCAATCAATCTGCTGCCATCCCGATCAGGCAAGTGTCCCTGGGGAGCGTGGCCACGAGGAGCCGCATCACCCTGCACAGTCTGGACGACGACATGCCCTCTCTAGTCTGCCGCAGCATCAGCTCACTGggctctgatagttttgtaTTCAACGTGTCCTCCAGTGAAACTCATCTTGGTAGAGTAATTTGCCGGATTCTGCATTTACGATTTGCATAACTTGCCTCAATCTGGTTTTACTGACTAATGTGGTTTGTGGGGACTTTTTTTTTAGGCCTCCATGATTTGTCTCTTATGATCGGCGCTGCAGTGGGAGCACTGgggatgctgctgctgtgtgtcccACTGCTGCTAATTCTTTACAGGTGAGAAGCACCTTTAATACTGTACAGTGACCGGGACATTTTGAAGCTGAAGTCAGGGGTGTGACTTGGATGGTGACCCGGCTGGCAATCAATTTAATTGGGAAACCATGGCTGCCTCAGAATATTgctaaatatgaaaaaataaatatgactaATGACTGTATATATAACCTTTGGAATTCATTGTGTTGGTTGTAGGAAAGGCAAAGGCAGCCTTTCATCCAACAAGAAGTTGGTGGACCATTCCAACGTTTTAGTTACTAACGGGGTGAGTTTATGtctttgcacacacacccacagatgCATAAAAACAAGAACCTTCACACATCTTACAAGCAAGCATTGAATTTAAAATAAGTCATGGTGTGCCATTAAAAAGTCGTAGTATCTCGTtacattacagatcatttagcagacgctcttatctaGAGCGACTTaaagtgaactaactacagggacagtctccctggagttTAGTACATTgttcaggggctcaatggtggcagcctggtattgaactcacaaccttctggtttggaaggcataccaccAGACCATTAGGCTATGACCATCCGCAATCTCAACAAAGAAATATTGGCGAGTCGCCAACATTTCTTTGTTGAGGTAAAAGGTTAGTTCATCAGCAAACAGGCTTATTTCCCAGGAGAGTTATTGTATCTAATCAGGCCTGATAGTGTGAAGTACTACCTCCTCCATTACTAAAGCAAATCTGTTTTTCCTGTAGACCAACTCTTCAAAAGTGGATGTGATTTATGCCAATAAAGCCTTTCTGGGAGAGAAAGAAGTAGTTGAGGAAGACGCTCTCCACTACGCCAATGTGGACTTCACTAAGCTCCAGGCCAAGTCGGGGGGTAAGCTTGGGGAAGGGGAGATCAGAGGCCTGGCCTCAAACACGGCCGAATACGCTGAGGTCCGTCTGCACTCTGGAGGAAGCAACGGAGGAGATGCAAAGGAAGGAGAGACCGTTGCTGGCGCTCATTTGGGAGAAGGGAAGACGGTCTCATAGGACAGGTTGTGAAGAGGTGATGGCTTAACTTTATGGGAAATGATCTGAAGCACAGGGCTGTGGGCTTCCAGCAGATACAGGACTTCACCATGTCAGTCCAGCTGAGCTCGAAAGGTTCGCAGCAGTGGAGGGAGAAACTGCACTGCAGGAAACCTTATTTAAAGAGTcatttcacacgtgtgtgcTTCAGCTTTAGCTCAACCTTTGTCACCgcatagaaaaacaaaatcacataacataaaatgtattttacgtATAGTAGGTAGTTACCATAACAGTAAATGTTCCCTTTTAAACTCACGACTTTTActgtttatgtttaatatttcaatGCTAACTTGtcttttaataatttaacattttaaaacctttgTGCAGAGTGAAAGAATCAGTTACAAAGAGTTTgtcacactttttgtttttaattgattttgttttgtacattggATATTGcttgaaaaaacaaagacagacattcTTCCTGCACCTAAGTTGGCAGTTATATAAGAGCAGAATTGAAAGCGTGTTATGCATATTTCAGAAACAAGCCTCTGCTGCACAGCCATGTCATCTTGTACTGTTCACAAATGTCAATATATTTcacaaatatgtacattttacaTCTTTTACAATTCAGGAgtttaacaaaaatgtgttgtttttatattttattttccatggGTTTGGATTAAGCTCACAACTTTGGTACTTGTTACTACACACTCAGCGAAGCGCTAAAACATTACTGAAATGGCTGTACATGTAAGGTGGGATAAGAGTATCTTAACTCAGGTTTTGATGTGAGAGTACTGCGTCTCCTCTTCATCAGAGCTGCTCGAGTCTCTGCCGGCTCTCTTTGCCTTGAATATCACCTGTGAATAATTGATCTCGTATTCATCCTCACTGTTGGCCGTGTCGTATGTTGATGGCTTGGGACGTACGGCTGTGCGAGCTGTGCCCAAGTTCTCGTAGTCCTCCAGCCTTTCTTCATTCTACGAGGACAACAGAGTGACAGTATCTGTATTTTATGCACAGCGAAATTCATAGTAACACTTGGAGGACTTGAAgatgatttaaataatttagcttgttatagaaaatgtatttctcaacAGGAAACATCTTCTTTGTTGCAGTATTATGGATGTACACAGGTGTACTATGCAGGACATGCTTCTTTTCTAgatacaacttttttttttacttttaagtaCAATATATATCCACCGTTAATATGATTTTAGACATGAATGCTTACAATGCGATGACATAATAAACTGAACATGAAACGTGAAAATAACAATGTGGTTTATAAGTTTCTGACCTTTTTAGGTGGCGTTTGCTTGGACACTTTAGAGTACACATCCTCTTCTGCTTTTGCTCGTTTGTTTCTAGAAAAACAAATGCCATCATACGTTTACATGTAATAATTCCTTTCTTGTTCTcgtattatattaaaaaaaaacatatcctCACTTTTGCTTATTTTCAAAGTGTAAAGACGCATAGTTGAGAGAATCATCTTCTGTGTGTCCACCTTGCTGTCTGATTGGCTTCTGTGCAGAAGGACCCTGAGCAGATACAGACAGAAGACATCAGCGAATGTACACGAGCAACTGAATCGGTTCATTCATGCCTAAAAAATGCAAGCTGTGGGTCGTGCGGTCATTCATCGTTCTACAATACTGAATACTGAATGATCACTGTTCTGAAAAATATGGAGGACAGAGCTACATCACAGTGGGCAAAGCAGCAGCTTGATCTGCTTGACTAAAATAGAAGTACACAAACAACTGAGGCCAATGCAGATAAACTGAAATTATATGATGTCGTAAATAAATGTCATAGCATAATATGTCAGAAAGAATACTTTTATAGTATGCCATAATATGTAATTTATAACATAAAAAGTCCAAACAAATGTCATTGTATAGAATGCCCTAATAAGTAATAAATGTCCAAAGAAAGTCCtagtatgttataaaaatgTCCTAAAAGCTATATcgtagtatagtatgccataagaAATGTCCAACAAGCGTCTTTTTATAGTAGCCTATGCCATAAAaaggttttgtaaaaagtcataaatatatattatatgacataatatagtatgattatactaatatactataccaatataatatgtaaaaaaaaatatatatttattgtataccattgcataataaaatgtgtaatgtttcgTAAAAAGTCCCTCAAAgtgaggttttgtttttattctctcacTCAGTTCAATGTGATtaacaaacaatgtttaaatggaaatatttataaatgttttatgcagATTACACCCAAGCAAACTTTAGCATACAAACTCTTTGGACaaatatacaggactgtctcagaaaattagaatattgtgataaagttctttattttctgtaatgcaattaaaaaaacaaaaatgtcatgcattctggattcattacaaatcaactgaaatattgcaagccttttattattttaatattgctgattatggcttacagcttaagaaaactcaaaaatcctatctcaaaaaattagaatagttcctcagaccaagtaaaaaaaaagatttataacagcaaaacaaaatcaaacatttgaaaatgtccattaatgcactcagtacttggttgggaatccttttgcacggattactgcatcaatgcggcgtggcatggaggcaatcagcctgtggcattgctgaggtgttatggatgcccaggatgcttcaataacggcctttagctcattagcattgttgggtctggtgtctttcagcttcttcttcacaataccccacatattctctatggggttcaggtcaggggaattggcaggccaatcgaggacagtaatgccatggtcagtacaccagttactggtggttttggcactgtgggcaggtgccagatcatgctggaaaatgaattcctcatctccatagagcttttcagcagacggaagcatgtagtgctctaaaatctcttggtacacagctgcatttactctgggcttgatgaaacacagtggaccaacaccagcagctgacatggctccccaaaccatcgctgactgtgggaacttcacactggatttcaagcaacttggattttgctcctctccagcctttctccagactctggcgccttgacttccaaatgaaatacaaaacttgctttcgtctgaaaagaggactttggaccactctgcaactgtccagtgcttcttttccatagcccaagtcagacgcttcttccgttgtcttgagttcagaagtggcttgaccatgggaatacggctattgtagcccatttcccggacacgtctgtgaacagtggcttttgatacctggactccagcttcagtccactgtctttgaagctcccccaaattctggaagcgactcttcttcacaatgctgttaaggctgcggtcatctctcttggttgtgcagcgtttcctgccacatttcccccttccaacagactttttgtggatgtgctttgaaactgcactctgtgcacagcttgctctttgagaaatttctttttgtgtcttaccctcctgatggagggtgtcaatgatggtcctttggacagcagtcagatcagcagtcttccccatacttgtgatttagtttactgaaccaagctgagtgtttttcaaggctcaggaaacccttgcaggtgtttcgagttaattagacgattcaagtgattcgttgaacaccctactagtatactttttcatgatattctaatatttagagataggatatttgagttttcttaagctgtaagccataatcagccatattaaaataataaaaggcttgcaatatttcagttgatttgtaatgaatccagaatgcatgacatttttgtttttttaattgcattacagaaaataaagaactttatcacaatattctaattttctgagacagtcctgtacatatGGAAAACTACAAAATGTAATACCTCAGAAAGtgcatttaagactttttaagggcCTTAATTAGCTAAATTGGTTCATTTGTTAAGACCTCTTACACACCTGCAGGTGAACTACATTGAGTGATTTGCATGACACTGTTTTCAAAACAAGAATTGTCAAAAGACAGCATAGGCAGAAACTCACTTGTTTTCCGGAGGGCAGATTCACAGTAGAGTAAACACTGTTAATGTTGGATGCAGCCCTGTGGAacaacaataatgaaaacatgtaGTGACTATAATGAGTGACAGGGAAGACTCTCATTGTGCAGTTCACGTCTGAAGGATTTTAAATGGATGCTTTGATTCCAGCATGAGCAGCAGCATCTAGTTTTTCTGTCCTACAGAGTGTGCCTTGTCTGAGtggggactgtgtgtgtgtgtgtgtgtgtgtgtctgtcttacGGGCTGTCTGGACAGACAGGCTGGCATCGTTGGGCATTTAGACGGAGCGGCTGGTCTGGCCAGAGGTCATCTCTGCTCCTGGAAGCCTCCGCCACGCTGGTCTCATTCATCAGATTCCTCGTCCTGACGCCATTCCACCAACCCTGAATtggttaaaacacacacacacacacacacacacacacacacacacacacacacacacgtcattgTTGTCTAGATCTGTTCACTAATGAAGCAGAGAAGGTTGCAAATGAGTCATCACCAGAAAACATGTGTTTGTAGTTCCTTGTTGAGTTGATTTCTTCCTCTTGTGTCTGAAAACAAAAACGGACACGGTAGTGATAAAACATGTCAATTAAACATGCAAAATCATCTGTGAAATGTAATCGTTTTCATACTTTACCTGTAGACAAAGACGATTAAGAAAATGATGAGCAGGGTAAAAAGAGAAAGGATGATGATCCTGGTCTTCGTAAAGCCTCCTGTGGTTAGAAGAGACATAGCATCAATATATAGACACCGATATGTGAACAAGtaccacacatacagtataaactgCTGTGATTTCATCAGAGCAAAGAAATGTATTCTGGCAagtctgatttaaaaacaaaacacgtcCAACACGTCTCCCATATGATCCAGTACACATGCAGCCTTCACTCACGTTCAAACAGATGGACTCGGTCAGATGatctttgatttatttcattttttgcgATGCAGTAGTAGACTCCGGGTTGGTCTGAATACACGGTGTAGTTCTGACGCCCGTACACGTTTACATCCCCTTTTTCAGCATTCAACTTGTACCATGAGTATTGTGTGACTGGGGGATAGCTGTGACTGCTGCAGCTCAGGGTCACAGAGCGCTTCCCGTCAGgccgctgctgctctgctgctgtggTGATGTTTGTCTGCTTTGGAGCATCTAAGCAGGGACATTAATGAAACAGGACAAAATAGTTTACTCAATATTTTAGTGTTCGGAGATTATATAGGAGTTACGGCACAAattaaaagatcatttaaaaCCACTGTGTGTAGAATTGAACGTTTTTGGCTTTTAATTTATTCCACAAGAACAAAGAAAGTCATGGGAAGATAGTAATAGTTATTACTTGACTGAGTGCATCAGTCTACTCACACTTGACTTTAACCTCAGCTTGCGGCGAGTCTCCAATTCCAATTTCATTACGGGCTGAACATCTGTACAGTCCACTGTCAAATACACCGACAGACTTCAGAGGGATGGTCTGATTCGTCCAGATGATTCCACTCTTCCCATCAGTCATCTTCATCCAGGTGAAGGAGGTCACTGGTGGGTGGGACTGGGCACTGCAACGCAGCGTCAACGACTTGTTTTCATTTACTTCAAGGTCAGGCTCAGCTTCTACGGTCACGTGTTTCGGACGATCTGCGGAGTAAGATCAAATTTCTTTAATTGAAACTATATTAAACTGTTGTgaataataattgaataaaaAGTATTCATCAATTGGATCATTACTACAGATGCAATACTTTGTAAGCAGTATTGTCTAATGTCTAGTTTGAACTTTCATAAACTGTTCAGTAGTTTATCTATAATACTGCGTCATATTTTCTAagttcatatgttttgtatgtaaaatctatattttcaaagtaactatactgtatgtaaaataaattcagtggagtagaagtataaaatataaaagtataaaaactaacattattattattacattacaataagAACCACTACACTAAAGACTGGACACGTAATGACAATGATCGATGATAAAGATCTACttaattgctgtttttttcatattgagattaaataaaatattgttttgatgaTTTGTTTAGCAAAAAGAAGAGTGCACCGCTGAATCACTCACATTTCACCACCAACATCTTTTGTTTGCTTTCCGTTGAACCTTCTCTGTTCGTGGCGCTGCAGGTGTAAAAGCCTGTGTGGGATGAAGTTGGGTTAAATGTGTGTCGGAGAGTGTTGCCATCATTTACGGGAATGAAAGACCATCCTGAAGACTGATTAGTTGATCTGCGAGTCAAGGTGAGCTTCGACGCAGGAAAGCTTTCAACAGTGCATGCGATGGTGATCAGCTGACCTTCTATGACCTCATCTGTCATAGTGAGTATGGGATTGACGGGAGCATCTGTAGAGAGGAAGCAGCTGTCGGATTATCAGAAGGActtaatccttttttttaatatgttgcATGATATTATATCAGCAGTCAACTAAAATCCTGAAAGATTAAACACTTAAGACATTCTCCAACTTgtgagttagatgaaaagatcaataccgcatcatcaccatcaccatcaccatcatcaacCATGGCTGAAATAACCACTTTTGCTGCTCTGTATCTGCTGTGGAAGTCCCCAGATACGTCAGAAAACGGCGTCATGTCTGGGATCATCAAGAGCAGTTCACGGAGCTGTATTGACTGTCTCTATCAAGTCACAAGAGCTCTGGGTGCCCACAGATGGCTACAATATTATTTTCCTCGATTTCTGATTCGGCGTCAGGTGAATCTCAACGCTGATAGGTCCTGTGCTGGACAGTTTGTTGACAGTGAGCAGTGACCTGCCTGGCAACTTCTCCCTGTAAAACAGCTAATTGATGTTTTTCCACTACAGTTTATGTATGGATTAAACTAATGAGATACAATGTgttagtttgtatgttttagGTGAAATTtatagctgtttccagtcttatgctaggctaggctaggctaggctaggctaggctaggctaggctaagctaagcGCTGGCTCCAGCTAAGAAAGTTGATtccatcttttcatctaactcagAAAGTTTACTACTCacctttaaaagacaaagaatacaaagacaaagaaatacaattaagaAGGGACGATACATCTAGTGGACAACAGTCTACTGGATGTAAAAGATGAGAGAAACTTAAATATCACAGAACAATTTcatcaaaacacaaatacttACACAGTACTTGTATGCACTTCGGATCACTAGCCTGCCCACTATTAATGATGTTGACTGCATCGCATATGTAACATGCTTCATCTGCTCTTTGTACTCTGTCCAAAACAAGTTGGTTTGTATTAGTTCTGTTAAACCTCCACGGCGACAAGTCAATCGGTTTGTTGTTCTTGTATCGGTACCAAGAGTATGTCGTTGGGGCAGGATTGGCATCAGCGGTACATTGGAATACAAGGGTCTTTCCAACTACCACCAATGAATCCCCTTTTGTATCACTTTTAATGATGGAAATGTTTGCCTTCCTCGGGCCGTCTGGAATGAAGAAATAACTTTTAGTATGCTTTCGACAGATAGTCTGtggatttatttccttttctctgtcatCATAAACTATCTGATGTACGTGCAGCACAAGAAGCTGTGAAACTTACATTTAACCTTAATTTGAAGTGACTTTGATCTTCCAGTACCCACAGAGTTAGTGGCTTCGCATGTGTAGATGCCACTGTATTCAGGATTGATTCTTTCAACAACATACAGGCATGTCCAGTGATTAATAGCTATCCCATTTTTAAACCAGCTGCAGATGTTAGGTTGTGGGTTACTTCTCGTCACTTTacatgtcaaactcattttatcTCCTTGTTTAACTTCAGAAGCAAGAGACGTCACCTCAACTTCAGGCAAATCTGAAACAGAAGATTTCAATGTTTATGTTGGGTGATACTCAACAATAATCCACTAAGAAGACTGTACCGTAAACCAAAAGTGTTAAAACTACTGTgaatcacaaacacatcaaaaaTATATGAAGTGAAGTAAAAACCTAAGAAGTACTCACATGTGACATTAATAATGACTAGGTTAGATGTCTTTGTCTCAAGTATGTTTGTAGCTTTACAACAGTAGTCTCCATTGTGGGACTCTCCAATTGATACGATATTCAACACTCCCTGTGTTGCTTCCACAGCCTCGTCATTTTTAAACCAGCTAAAGGTGGGGACAGGATTTCCTTTGGCGGAGCAAGTGAGAGTCACAGAGTTTCCTTCCACAATGTTTTTGGGGCTTATTTCAGCCAATGTGTCCTTGGGAGCATCTGTATCAACCAATTCAATACAAGTCAGGAGAAATCAGTCAATTTAAGCAAGCATAGATGGATTGTCTACGGAAATCAAATATGCAGAAGATTAGAATCAGACTGTATTTCAGTCCCACTAaagagttgtgttttttttgacCTGCTgcttaaaatgtacttaatgttcttatcttattattactactaaAAAGTACATGACAGTTATTATTCTAGTTAATTCTGATCTGATCTTAAAACCACAAGCATTTCAAATAGTAGCAACTCAAGTTGTAGCACATGTATTGTTAGCTTAAGTATGTTTTTCTAAAACCTTACATTTCAAATTTACGTTAAATTTCTCCTTTCACAATCTGTGatcataaaacaataataacttcCCAGGATGAGTTCCTGCATTAAAAGGACTTGCAATCAATCTGAGAGGATCCAAGACTTTGGTGCAGGTGCTACATTTGGTTTGCATTTGGATCACATATTATATAAGTATGACCACTGTAATAGCagacatgaaataaaataactttatgaACTTACATTCGACAGTTAAACTGATATTCCGAAACAAATAATGGTCTTTGTTATATTGTGTTTGACATGAAAACTCCTTCTTATCATCCTGCCAGCTGACTGAGAAACTGCTCGTGGTGCTTTTCTGATGTGTTGAGGCTCTTTGTGTCAAACCTCTAATCTGTGGTTTTGATGGACATGAACTTGAAGTGGAGCATGTGAGTGTTATCCAGCCAGATTCTTTTACAACTGGTGGTTTCTCAAAAGTGATCGGGCATGGATTTtctgaaaatatgaaaaagagaCAATAGCAGCAGAAATGTAAAGGTATAGAAACATAAATGCTAGTGTTAGTCAtttataatcaattaattacaaatacatatttgtaaTGGAATTAACACTTtttctgcatatatatatatatatatatatatatatatatatatatatatatatatatatatatatatatatatatatatataaaactaatttaaactCATACAATTTGtttctcaaaatataaaaaataaataaataaaatgtttttcttatattcattatattattaaatcttAATTCCACTAATCCCATCTCCATCTCTGCACAAGTCATTTTATGAAAATATCTTTTAGTATTCACTATTACCTGTAACTGTGAGTCTCTGTGATTTAGTTATccatttctccttttctttttttcctatATATCTAAAATAATAGTCTCCACTGTCACTTTTGTTCAGGTTGCAGATTAATATACTGCACTCTTGTCTGGTTGAAGAATAAATTCTCCAATCTGAAGTTGGAGAGCCGATATATTTCACTCTTCCTGCTAAATCTGGACTGACAGGATACACTGCGTTATCCGTACTGTAAATGTAAGTGCCGGTCAAAATCGTATCATTCCAGAGTGCATTCTTTATCCAAAACCAGTTTGCACCGACAACGTCAACTCTTTCATCGACTGTGCATTTGATTTTAACGCAGGACTCCTCTTTAGCTGTCAGCTGACCGGCTCCTAGTGTGAACCTTTGGGCACCAGAAAAATCTGTGGTGATAAAAGCACAAGTGTGAGTCAGGAAGTCATGGAAGTGACTTTAATGTTGTGAAAAGCAAACATTGTTCTCATATTTGAGTAAAATAAATCCTACCTTTTATTATCGCCAGAAATATCAACCACACGACTATCTGAAAATTCATTTTCACACGGCACTAAAGCTTGatatctgaaaaacaaaacaaaagtgtatttattttactagcCTTGATACTGGG contains:
- the LOC115021800 gene encoding B-cell receptor CD22-like, giving the protein MNFQIVVWLIFLAIIKDFSGAQRFTLGAGQLTAKEESCVKIKCTVDERVDVVGANWFWIKNALWNDTILTGTYIYSTDNAVYPVSPDLAGRVKYIGSPTSDWRIYSSTRQECSILICNLNKSDSGDYYFRYIGKKEKEKWITKSQRLTVTENPCPITFEKPPVVKESGWITLTCSTSSSCPSKPQIRGLTQRASTHQKSTTSSFSVSWQDDKKEFSCQTQYNKDHYLFRNISLTVEYAPKDTLAEISPKNIVEGNSVTLTCSAKGNPVPTFSWFKNDEAVEATQGVLNIVSIGESHNGDYCCKATNILETKTSNLVIINVTYLPEVEVTSLASEVKQGDKMSLTCKVTRSNPQPNICSWFKNGIAINHWTCLYVVERINPEYSGIYTCEATNSVGTGRSKSLQIKVKYGPRKANISIIKSDTKGDSLVVVGKTLVFQCTADANPAPTTYSWYRYKNNKPIDLSPWRFNRTNTNQLVLDRVQRADEACYICDAVNIINSGQASDPKCIQVLYAPVNPILTMTDEVIEGQLITIACTVESFPASKLTLTRRSTNQSSGWSFIPVNDGNTLRHTFNPTSSHTGFYTCSATNREGSTESKQKMLVVKYRPKHVTVEAEPDLEVNENKSLTLRCSAQSHPPVTSFTWMKMTDGKSGIIWTNQTIPLKSVGVFDSGLYRCSARNEIGIGDSPQAEVKVKYAPKQTNITTAAEQQRPDGKRSVTLSCSSHSYPPVTQYSWYKLNAEKGDVNVYGRQNYTVYSDQPGVYYCIAKNEINQRSSDRVHLFERGFTKTRIIILSLFTLLIIFLIVFVYRHKRKKSTQQGTTNTCFLGWWNGVRTRNLMNETSVAEASRSRDDLWPDQPLRLNAQRCQPVCPDSPAASNINSVYSTVNLPSGKQGPSAQKPIRQQGGHTEDDSLNYASLHFENKQKNKRAKAEEDVYSKVSKQTPPKKNEERLEDYENLGTARTAVRPKPSTYDTANSEDEYEINYSQVIFKAKRAGRDSSSSDEEETQYSHIKT